TTTGTCATGAAGGAATTTCCAATGCCAAGTGGTGTGCCTGTCTGGCATGGTAATCTGGAAGGCAAGGACTTAGATAGCATCTTTGGCTTTATTGAGGCATATGTGGTATGTCCGAAGACAATCAAGAGGCCCTTTCTGCCCCATCGGGACAAGAAGAACACTCTCATCTTCCCGACCGGGGAGTTTGTTGGAGTCTACTATTACTATAGCGAGGAGTTAAAGTATGCAAGAGGCCTAGGCTACATCGTGCTCCCAATCTCTGGCTACCTCTTTGAGAGGATGGAAAGCCCATTCAAGGACTTTGTTAGCTCACTCTTTGAGAGCAGGTTAGAGGCAAGGAAAGAAGGTAATGAGGCCTTGGCCTATGTGTACAAGATCCTTATGAATTCGCTATACGGTAGATTTGGCATTAACCCTAAAAGCACGACAACCGAGGTCTGCGATGAAAATCGATACAAATATTTGATCAGGCATAGTGAGCTGATATTCGGTGATATGCTTAGCGAGAACAACTACATCGTAGCCTACCATAGCAATACAGAGACGGGCTCTGATTATTGGAACCCATCGAAACACTCAGCTGTCCAACTGGCTGCTGCGATCACAGCTAGTGCAAGGATTTATATGTACCCATATATCTCAAGGGAGGATTGCTACTACACAGACACAGACTCTGTTGTGCTTGGTCACCCACTACCTGAAGAAGTGATTTCTTCTTCTGTCTTAGGAAAGTTTAAGCTAGAGGACAGAGTCATGAAAGGATACTTTTTAGCACCGAAATCCTATTTCTACATCGCAATAGATGGTACCAATGTACTCAAGTACAAGGGACCAGCGAAAAACCAGGTCTATCCAGAATGGTTTGAGTCACAGTACGCGGACCCATCTCGTACAGAACTGGTACCGGTGGAAGCCAACTTCCGGATTGATTGGCACACTCTTAACATCATTAAGAAGGACACACTGGTTAAGCTTGGGATTAAGCTGGGGGCAAAGAGGATACCAGTATATCACAGAGATGTCTGGGTGGATACTGATCCAATTGATGTCAAAGACTTGTCTTGCCTAGATCACATAGGAAAACAAATAATCAAATCACTAAGGAATGATGTAATACAACTACAGACTGAAAAGAACCTTCTCAATgaaaaattctctcaaaaaGAAAGAGAGATAGCCGAAAGATACAAAGAGATGAAATCTCAGTTTGATGCTGATAAGAATACTGATACAGATAAAAGGATGCACACTACAGAGATACGGACGGAAGACGAAGAAGAACCAACTGACCCTACATTAGACGAGAAAACTAAGACAGACGAGGACTTTTAGACCTTGAGGAAGAGAATGTATCCAAAACTGATGAGTCAAAGACCTAGAGGAACCCACCCCCAAGCTCCAAAACTCACATGTAAAATAGGCTCACTGGACAACGCGAGGGATACAGAATGAGGATTCTTTCATAAGATTCCTTCTCATAGAAATCGGAAACCCCGCGTAGGGTTTGAACCTACGACCTATCAGTGAGAATACTGACCGCTCTACCATCGAGCTCTCGGGGTGGGCTTAAGGACATTAGTCGCAATCCCAGGAGTTGATATGACATAGGTTGCATAGTCGGGATAGTGGGTTTAAGCCTTTAGCCGAAGAAAGCTAGTTTTCAAGCTTTGGATAGATAGCAAGTTCTTTCTAGTCCTAAGTCTTTCGTGCATAGGAATGTGTAGTCTTCCAGTTGCCTTTAGAGCTGTCTATTAGGCATCTTAGGGATTTTCCTTTTGCCTGGGCTTTATGGAAGGATAGAATAGTTAAACCCGCATGTGTTAAGAAGAAGCGGATTACGCGTCTTAAGTGTTATCAAGGCTAGTAGTAAATTCTATCTATTCAGTCTTATGGTCGGGAAGGTCTCATTATATGATGATGTATTCAACTGGGTTGACTTGTGCTTGTGAACCTACCAGATAAGGATAGATCTTATACAGTTTAGCACACCTGAGATTCTTCTTTCGTGTAGAGTGTCAAATCAGACTGAAATGCTATCTTACGAAGTAAGCTCAACAGTCTTTTTCTTGCTCTTCCCACTTCTTCATTAGTAGGGGTTATATCTTCCATTTCAAAAAGTCCGGCATGAATGCCATCCAATGCCAATGGGGCGATATAGGTTAGACCTTTCGCTTTCCTCCCCGACGGTCTAAACCGGGTATGAACTCGATTTAAACGGGGATCAGAGCAGGTCTCAACGAGCCTTTCCGTTAATTCAATATCTGTCTCGTTCCCCCAGTCCTATTGCTCCTGTTAATGCTACTGCTTCCTTTTCATTGTCTTAATGGCACACATCTTCTAGTCGGCAGGTAAATAAACCTCTCTGTAGGCATTAATAAACGAGTTTCCGCGGTTGAAATAGCAGTAGTTCTTCCTCCAACAGCTGATTCCCAGTGTGACATGGATCTTACCTGTATCTCAGAGGTTGCGTATATAGAAGAAGAACGCAACTCCTTGGTGCGCACGATGGAGTATTCTCTTCGTCTAATCATCGAGGCCACATGGACTTTCTCTGGGATTTTTTCCCCTTAGGTGGATTGGTTGCTGCGCAGCTAACTACCGACCCCTCTTGTTCTGACCCCTTCTTTATAGTTTAATTGGTTGAAACGTACCGCTCATAACGGTGATATTGTAGGTTCGAGCCCTACTAAGCCTACCACCCCTTCTCTTCACCCGATACAAGGCAGTCGAAGTCCCCGCCACCCCGCAGATCTCAATGACGCGACGGCACCTGGAACCACACTGCTGCCGCTGCCCTTCGGGCGCGCCTCCTACGCTTACCACTCACCCACGCTCTTGCAGCATGCCCTTCGGGTAATACGGCTTTCGTAATACGCGAAGCAGCTGAGCGTCTTCGATCGCTATATTCTCGCGATAGCGAAGGTTTAACAACGAAGTTACGGCTTTAGGCGAAGAGCGAAAGCGAAACCCTTAAGTCTTATTGTTTTGTTCTCGAACAACGATCATTCATTACGGCCGGCCCGACCAAAGACTTCAAGCCCGGCCCGGGCAAGCTAGATTATGGAACTGATCTGACCGAACTGGGTCTAATGGAACAAAATCTCGATCTCAATAAAGAATTGGAATCTGGAAGGGCCGGCAAGAATCAATACGATAGCGAGATTGAGCAGTAGCGAGGGGCGATAACGAAGGTGTGGTTAATCCTCTAAGAAAAAATAGATGCGAAGGTTCGGATCGAAGTGCTAGGCCCATAAATCTCAAGAATCGAGCGTGGGGCTTGAAGACCCTACCGCATTCCGGCCGGGGGGCCTTCAATTGGTCCTTTCTCTCCTCTAGGTAGGTACCTCTTGGATGTAGGACTTTGTTCCAACAGCTGCCACACGTGAGATCCTGCCTGATCGTCTTATTCCCAGTGTTGTTGCCTGCTGCTGGGGGAAGGAAGGAAAGATTCAAACCAGGACCGGAAAAGGTCAAACTCTGGGCGGGCTGCCAGGTTTCGCCTACGCTACGGTTTCACAagatttaaccttttttgtGAAACCGAGTTCCAGAGCACGAGGGAATGGGCTTTCATTCCCGGGACCGCCTCGTCTATGTACTCGTCGCCTCCCCCGATTGCTTGAAGATGCACGCGCGAATAAAGGGCCCTGGAGAGGAACCAATGAAAAGCCAGGGTAGAGCCTCGGAGCCGGCCCAAGCGAAGATCGGCATGGGCCTGTTTGCTTCAGGCTCATCAACATGTCGGACCACAACTGGGCAGGAACCCCCCATTCTGCCTAAAGCTTGTCTTCAAAATGGATCTAATTGCACTTCACGCTCCGCTTTCTTTACGTCTTTTGGTCCGCCACCCAGAACTTGGCTGAACCATCAAGATACATGGCAGCCGTATTCACCGACGTCTCCTCGGACGTAGTCCGACAAGCCGCTCCATATCCAAAAAGTCTTCGATCCTTAGCATCTCGGGTGCCAACGAATGCCTTTTCTTTCGCTTGATTCGAACCATCTCCATCGAGCCTCTTCGACGGCACTAGCCTACGGGTTCTTCCCACTAGCCATGGCTTGGCCTAACCTtcggctctgataccacttgtCACAGCGTTAAGTCCTTCAAGCCCACAAACCGCGGCACCCTGTTAACGGCCCGCTGTAGCAGAGTAAGCTGAAAAGGCGCTTTCTATCTTATTAGTAAAGCCTAAGCAAACGTCCTTATTGAAAACGGATGCGCTAACGAGCAACGGCTTTCGCGCAGCTCAATCCGTTGCTTGTTCTATAGTAAGGGGCCTTTTCTTGCAGGATGCCGGGTGCGCAGGAACGCCCAACCTATACAAGGGGTTTCCGCGCCTTTATTTGGTCGTGTTGCTATGATGTAACGTGCAGTCGTCCCGAGGCTGCAGGATGTATGGTGTAGGGCCCCTATTTTATCTCCCTTAAAGTCCTTTATAGATTTCGAGTCGGGAATAGAGCAGTGGCTTATTCGGCGCTATATCACAATGAATTCTCGGGCATAGCTGTTCACGAAACGTGGCATGGGACATCTGTCGGCGGCGTGAGTCTTACATCTGAGCGAGAGGTCAGACCAATCCCATTCATCCTGGTCCGATCCGAGCGGATCTTGTTGAATGAATTGATCCATTGTTGTATGCCCTAGTTCTTAGTGAATTTTTTCTTACTCGGACCGCCGTACTTCCTTTGACTACTCCTGAGAGATATAGTGGAAACATTTTGTTATGGTTGAGAGTGGGGAGTGAAAAGACCAATGCAGTAGAGAACGACCGCATGAATCGGAATCACCTGCTTTGAATTCTATTCGTCTTCTTTATTCTTAAGAGAACCCCCCCACCAATGCTCCTATAGTACTCGCAATTAACACCTGCCTCGGACTATGAGATATATATGGCGTCTTAAGACGATGCTCTGTACGATAGGCGATGATTTAGAGAACGGCTAGGCTAACTAGGAAGAACAGGCTTTTCTCCATATAGATGCGCAGAATCGTCCGCAGTCTCTGCAATGACATTTGAGGAAGGAGACTTATTCCTCTGGTTAAGAGGGATTACTCCATCTCCATCATTGCATATTTTGGATATAATAAGTAGGATAGAGCGGATGCAAGAGCCGTCTAAGGGGCGTAGCGAAGAGCCCTAAGTTTATTTATAGTCAATCTTATCTCCTAGCTATGAAATGAAGTAAGGCTAGCGTTATGCTTAACACATGCATGATGGTTCTTTCTGACAAGATAAAGCAAACCCTATGAAAAGTCTACAGGCTTCAAGTGCAGACGAGTACAGACTTTACTTGATGACTAGAGCAGGCTTTCAACTAACTGGAAACCGATATCCAACTAGCTCTCTCTCTCTACGGGTCCCTCTTTTCTATAACGGGGTACGCATAAGGAAACAGGGACTGTCGCTTGAGAGCTGTCGTACGGGACCTAGGCACTTGCTAACGAGCAGGCGGGACAAGACGCTCTACTTGAAAGGCAATGTCTTAGTCGAAGAGTCTTTATCCGCTGTTGATCAATGGGCTATAGTGAAATGGCCACATTCCCGATCCAATCAATGCTATTGATCCAGTCGAAGAACCTGCTCCAGAGCCACCAAGCAAGGGACCTGCTCTGTTGGAGACAAAGAAGCCTCTTAGTTCGTCGAAAGGTATGGGATTGATCTCCGCATCGTATAAGGCCTTTCATCTCTGTCCGCTCtcgattttttttcattttttcttagCGGATTAGCGCCCCCTCAACCAACAAGTCAAGCGAATCGACCTGAACCAATCGACGATTCGTCCGTCGTCAGATCCTGATAAACGATAGGCGGCTGGCTTTGCTCATGGCATAAGAAGAAAAGAAGCTACTCAACTACTAAAGCGAGGTTTTAAAtccttttttatatattatatatattgaatagTTCTTCCTGCATGGCTTCTTTCCAACATGACTGAGATGCAGCTTCAGAATCAGATTAAGGCTCAACAATGGAATGAACAGAAAGGCAAAAAAATGGGAAGAGGAAAAGAATCATATGTGAGACGATCAGGAGGACGAGAGATAAGAGAGGAGCGACGTACCTCAAAATAAAGAGGAGTAGGAGTAGAACCTGTGACCAAAGGAGCAGCTGATGACGAAGCCAAGAGAGTTTGGTGAGCTGAATCTGTCCGGAGTTGCGCCTCTGATAAGTAAAAACTAAGAGGCTGACGGAATCAAGGGACGGATCCAGCCTTGGGTTACTACGGCATGTTCAGTAGCTATTCGCTTACGAAGTGGCTCTCTTTTAAAGTACCACTTCTCGCAGATCTTAGGATACTGCCTTCCCTATCCTTGCTAGGCTTCgtctttttttttggatttctcagatgaaataaaaaatttacctaTCCATTGTTTTTACATTGAGGTCGGTAACGTTGGTGAATTAGGTGAAGGTACGGAAAGAGAGGGATTCGAACCCTCGGTAAACAAAAGCCTACATAGCAGTTCCAATGCTACGCCTTAAACCACTCGGCCATCTCTCCTAATCTATTCATGTTTGCGAAGACGGCGCTCCCGTCTTTTTTTGATATCTATACTGGCTTAAATCAATGAATTGGAACGACTCGAACGATCggtctatcttttttttttatgagtttagtctttttttatttaatttcgtactgtacaatttctttttttgtgGGATCGTTTTCCCACGATAGgtaattaaaagaaattcaaaaatggATTGCTACCTATGCCTAGATCCTTTATTCTTATGACATTTTGTCGGGCTTCCCTCGACTCTTCCTTCTAAATAAAAAGGGCACCTAATGTTTCCCGTCTCCACTTATATTCAATTATAGGCCTTCCAGGAGAGAGAAGGCGAGGGCAAAAAAGAATTCACGCAACTATCGATGCTCCGTCTCCTCACAGACTGTAATCCACGCTGTTCTTCTGGTTTTTTTAGGGTAGAAGGAAGGGAAATCCTTTGTTTGAGTATTACCAACCGGGGACAAAGAAAGTCCTCTCCtattaaattgaaattcaagCGGAGAGAGGGAAGAATCCCATGTGTTAAGCATATCAATGTGGCATCTATACCGATCCAAGATGGAATCGACTTGATCGAGAGAAATGGAAAACCCAATGGAATACGGTCGAACAGATCAACTCACAAGGAGATTGGGGGCGACATGACCTAGAAGCTATGGCTCTGTTCATACTAGCGTAAAGGCTAAGAACTGTCTCGCAAGGGTAGACCATAGTTGGGGGGTGGCTATCTATCATTATTACGTCGGCGTTAAAAACCAGGATGCTTCCTGATATACTGCTAGAAAACGGATCCGGACTCTGGGGCTGCATTCAACAGCGTCTCTGCAGGCCTCGAAAACGATCTTCCTCGTAATCTGGCTCTTAAATAGAACACTACGCGGGACACTTAATCCCCTTTTTATCTCCGAAGGAGTTTCGCGGGCAGGAGAGATACCAAAACCTTAACCTTCTTTTCACAACAGAGGGTGAAATGGGCCTCCTGTCTTCGCATAAGTCCGGCCCGGAGGAAAGTGGCGTGAAAGATTTTTTTAGGCTTGAGGTGTCTTTGGGCTTTCTTTCTTAAGGCGGGAAGCCAAGGAACTTCTTTCATGTCCAAGAAAGAAAAGAGGCGATCTTAATCGTTAAAAGAAGATTCTTCATCTGTTCAGCACTGACTGTTTGAGGGATTCATTCACTGGCTCGGGAGAAAGCACTCCTAGGACAAGTACTGCACTGATAGGACTGCCTGGACAGCTAAAGGATTCACTAGAAAGTTCCCCATTGGATAAGAAAGAGCTAAGTGGGCTAAGATAGAGCTAATTCTTAATTATTTACCCCTACCTCAAAAACGATTTTCGAAATAAAAAGAAGTTTAAAGAAAGAATAATGCCAGCCGATGAGACTGACCGCTGGGACAGATCTTATTTGAAGGAAAATTAGCAACCGTTGGCTTGCAGGACCGAGACCGTGCTACTAGACTGGCTGACTGGGCTGGCTACTCTCCCCGCTCCCAGCTGCTATAGGAAGAAAGCAAGGACTGATTTGATTCTACTGCTCCTTCACCGAGGGGGGGCACTTCGCTACCTTTTGGTCTTTATTTCGGCGGTTACTTTTTGGAGATCGTACGCAATCACCTCTTTTCAAAGATTGCATTGTTGTGCCAACTGGCGTGCATGAAGCTAGGGGCTTTGTGATCTTAGGGAAAAAATTTCCCTGTTATTCTCGTCGGGCAGGAATAATCGACGCGAAAGCCTGCTTTCTTTCTTGCCACGCACTTATACAGGCCGAAAGGATGTGTTTTCGCTTATATACTAGTAGTCGAATCGACAGCTATAGCTATACCGAGCGATAAGCCTAAGAGCAGTGGATGGTATTCCCAGCAAAGCTAACGCCTGTTTTAAGCTTATTACAGCTTAAGATTCTCTGAAGGCGAGAGGTTCCTTCTCTCTAACAAGTCGAGGTTTTACGACCGCCCAAAAAAACTGCCTAATGT
This window of the Mercurialis annua linkage group LG5, ddMerAnnu1.2, whole genome shotgun sequence genome carries:
- the LOC126681743 gene encoding DNA polymerase-like, with product MILVISNPLRMPPALRSIGMPPRGSLLFIDLESRSRSISQYIHLSIERYRSLSLGLSPYLNMEEPTLKGRNNGRERPHDLVLRISRIVRREKETLTIYFHNFSRFDGILLLKHLACHHKDKRYTLKPLMRNNRLYELAVYSGKKMLFRFRDSLNLLPGKLSSLAKNLCPELGPKGSIPYEEVTLSNLVSLKTSLLDYMKQGILLLGGVMQKAQGIYWVLYKEDIESKITLSSLALSIFRMKYYDSKNWPIHIPNKNEDCFIRRAYYGGHRDTYKPYGEDLYYYDVNSLYPFVMKEFPMPSGVPVWHGNLEGKDLDSIFGFIEAYVVCPKTIKRPFLPHRDKKNTLIFPTGEFVGVYYYYSEELKYARGLGYIVLPISGYLFERMESPFKDFVSSLFESRLEARKEGNEALAYVYKILMNSLYGRFGINPKSTTTEVCDENRYKYLIRHSELIFGDMLSENNYIVAYHSNTETGSDYWNPSKHSAVQLAAAITASARIYMYPYISREDCYYTDTDSVVLGHPLPEEVISSSVLGKFKLEDRVMKGYFLAPKSYFYIAIDGTNVLKYKGPAKNQVYPEWFESQYADPSRTELVPVEANFRIDWHTLNIIKKDTLVKLGIKLGAKRIPVYHRDVWVDTDPIDVKDLSCLDHIGKQIIKSLRNDVIQLQTEKNLLNEKFSQKEREIAERYKEMKSQFDADKNTDTDKRMHTTEIRTEDEEEPTDPTLDEKTKTDEDF